In Piliocolobus tephrosceles isolate RC106 chromosome 18, ASM277652v3, whole genome shotgun sequence, the DNA window TGTATGATTAttgtgttaatttaaaaattttaaatattataaaaaataatataatcaataaTTCTGGAAGGAATTATGTGTATTTGAGAGGAGATCTGagtcttttttactttaaattatctAAGTAACTTAAAAATTAGTATCTACATAttattcataaatttttaaataagttttaaaacttttaatttcaccTACCTGATTATCATTATTTAGAAAGTCTTCAAGAACCCCTGTAGCACTCTTTGCCCTTGAAGTTTGTTGAGGACTATCATCAGAGTTAACAGGAATAGGAGATTTGCTAAACAGGATTTAAAGGATGCAAGATAGTAATTATGTTCCCAATTTCTAAAAAGTAAACAGTACATAATTTAAGAATTCTCATTTAAATACAAGTAATCACCAAGAAATAATCATCATGGATATGATCCATATTAATGTTGTATGGTAATTCCCTTATCTTCTCCCTAAACTGATACCAGAATCCAACCCCTTCTTATCTCCctgcttctcttttaaagttttaagaaaacactatgaagaaactgaagatatTAGCATTCAGCTAAACAAGGCCTGAACTACAGACTATGCTCCACAAGTTCACCTTGCTTGAAATAAACAGTACATTTTTCCAATTAAACATTGTTACCAGATAATAATCAACAACCCCATGAACTATTAAAAGTTTTTACTAGAATGGCAGTTAAATGTTTTCCTACTTGAAGGCAACAGAACAGACTTCCCCTTTATAACTGGTATTAACATAAAGGACAGATTATTCCGGAAAAAGATTTCTGAAATTAACATTCCTGCATGCAATCTCAGTCCCACTCACTGTATGACCTTAGGTAATTTATCTGAATTTCAGTTTCAACATTTGTAGTCCCATCTATCTCACAGATACATTGCATAAACTGAATTAATTTTCTATGTACCTAGTACCTTTAATAAATACccatttttttcctgatattcACAAGGTAGTAGAGGAAAGGGTATCCTCAGCAAAAATAAGAATGTTCCAAGAATCCAATTCTATTAATCACAAAAATGAATTCAACttatttctatcttatttttaCATCACTATAAGGTATGTTTGTAACTCAAGAACTCAGATATCTAGGaatctttttttaacatttacacAATGCTGATGTTTTTCTTAATAAGCATGCTTCTTTATTGACATATTTGATTTCTAATTCACAAGCTCTTTCATCCTATCAGGTAGTCCTTTCCCCGATTCTTTACTAACACTTTGTAGATCTGCCCATCtgttattaaaaaacatttacCACATTGTTGAAGATGGGTGAAGAGTACATAGAGGTTCATTATGCTATTCtactttcataatttatttgagcttttccataatagctgttttaaaaaagcaatgatctgattgtggttttgctCTACCACTTAAAATACTACCTTGAGTACTcctattccattttgtttttgatgacagGTTGATAATAATTTGTCAATCTCAAATTGAGATCTATTCCTTCTCAGCAATTCATCACTAGTTTTATCTACAAACATTCCCATCACAATATAAATTCAGTCTTCCAAATTGAATTGTTACATGCAAGGTACTCAGCCAAACTATTGATAGTATTAACTATACAAGTTAGAAGTTACattatcaaattataaaatacattaagtacattcaaaaATTTTAAGCACCTCTGATACTACTTGCTTGCCCATTTTGGTTTCAATTAAAATCAAAGTATTGCAGCTATGATACTTTATTAATACACAGAACAAGTGATAAAATAAGCAACTAGGAAACAAGAAGGATAAGAAAAGTTAAGCATTACATGAACTCATCATCAACccaagtttaaatatatatatatctcaacatatatatgaaatacaatatatgatatatgtgatatatatgaaatatataaggAGAAATGAagctaaaaggagaaaataaaatattctagatAACCATCATCACTACTAAAATTTATAAGAGAGCTCATCCTAGGTCAGAaactttatattcattttctagtcaaattaatcctcacaataaccccgAAGCAGACATTATTTCTCCATCTTTAGAGTTTAGAGAAGTCAAGTAAATTGTACAAGGCCATACAGCAAGAAAATGGCATAGTAGGCTTCTACATTGGAATTATAGTCAATGTCTACATTCTGAAAACAGACAATCAActgagaataaaaaaaagaatccaggaaCTAACAGACTCTGTCTAGAACAGAATGAAAGTTTAGACAACTAAAGATTAATAAATTATCAAAGCCTAAGGCATGATATGGGGTTAGCAATAAGGCATTTCTGCTTATTCTGATAATAAAAAATGTACCATCATTTAAGGAAAACAACAACTAAAAGGGAAAGTAAAATGTAAACGATAAGAAATCTGTAactctaggccgggcacagtggctcaagcctgtaatcccagcacttcgggagggcgaggcaggcggatcacgaggtcaggagtttgagaccagcctggccaacatggtgaaaccctgtctctactaaaaatacaaaaattagctgggcatggtggtgcaggcctgtaatcccagctactggggatgctgaggcagaagggcaggagaatggcttgaacccaggaagcggaggttgcactgagccgagatggtgccactgcattccagcctgggtgacagagcaagactccatctcaaaaaaaaaaagaaatttgtaactccATTATATGGAGAGAATATAGAGGAACAGAGGAAAAGCTTTaagtcagaagaaaataacaagaatTTCATAACCCTACGCTGCAAAATAATTGTTTCTAGTTCTAATCCCTCATATTAAGATGCTTATCAATACTttataatgaaacaaaatgaacatGTAACAAAGATAGATGTTATATAAAGTACCTAAGGTTATGAAACATTATACCATCTTGTGGCaataaagggaaaatgaaatttaaagcaagTAACACAAAGCTTTGTTCTATGGAATTACAGTATTATTAATCaccatttaaatataaatcagatattcacatgacatttttcatttggaaaactAAACAGTTTTTCCATTGTCACTTACTTACAAAGTAACAGGAATATTTTCCCATGATCTTTCTGCTTCAAGTTGATCTAATGAGCAAGGACTATCATCCTTTTTCATGGACTTTGGTAATTCTTCAGTACACTGTTCTAGATTTCTCTTGGCCTTCAAGATAAGCAATTCAATTTTGTCACCTAATTGTAAAAGACGGCTATtaatccttaaagaaaaaaattaatgtaaagcATAGCAAGATCTCACAAAGTCAACAAGAGTTCTGATCATTTGGAATGTACATTCATCTATAACAGCAATTATGTTACAATGTGACatctcaagcaaaaaaaaaatgggagaaaagacaTTTTCTAGGTACAAAATGCTGTATGTGAAGattataagcattttaaaaagatgtattacatgaaaacaaaacataaaagctCCCAGGTATCACATCAACTTTACAGCATttcttttggtttaaaaaaaaagaaaaagaactataaGCTATAAACAAAGTATTACCACTGAATGGCTTTGTGGATTGTCCTGGGAGAAGTGGATTCTCACATTGACATTGACTATGTTCAAAATCACATTTGTATTCATTAACTAATTCTTTATCATCACTCAAGGAATTTGAAAAGTTTGAGGGTTCAAAAGCATATTCAAAACAATCTAATTTATTCATAAGCTGAGAAGTTCCTTGTGCCTGATGACTGTGTCTATGGGAACACTGatcatctttaaatatttgacaaaCCCTTTGACTATTTGCATCAGGTAGCAAGTCTTGATTGTGGAGCCAGACCGGGTATTTGAAATCAGGTATACTAGTTATCCCTGAAACATTAAGGTCAGATTTCTGGCTAGTGAGCCATCTTGGATAATTCTTTTCAAGACTGTGTTCTGAACTGTCCTTGAAAGACGATTTCTTGGGAAAAGACAAAGATGATTCAGAAATGCAATTATTAGTCCTATTCAtaagttttgggttttttagCCTACCACATTGCTTTCCATTTATATTTGTGCATACAACAGGAGTAACAAAGTTATTCTTGCCCACGGGAGTGGAGGGTCCTTGAAAATTTGGATTCTTCTCAACGTCCAATGAACCCAGTCTTCCAtggcatttcttgtttttctt includes these proteins:
- the C18H18orf54 gene encoding lung adenoma susceptibility protein 2 isoform X1 — protein: MAKSKTKHRLCSRESSVSSLLASCSLSGSNSFNSDGSYHYKDKLYRSASQALQAYIDDFDLSQMYPGTSTGKINIDEDFTNMSQFCNYIYKPNNAFENLDHKKHSNFISCRRQTINDIDSMSLTTDDLLRLPADGSLSCTYVGPSHRTNKKNKKCHGRLGSLDVEKNPNFQGPSTPVGKNNFVTPVVCTNINGKQCGRLKNPKLMNRTNNCISESSLSFPKKSSFKDSSEHSLEKNYPRWLTSQKSDLNVSGITSIPDFKYPVWLHNQDLLPDANSQRVCQIFKDDQCSHRHSHQAQGTSQLMNKLDCFEYAFEPSNFSNSLSDDKELVNEYKCDFEHSQCQCENPLLPGQSTKPFSGDKIELLILKAKRNLEQCTEELPKSMKKDDSPCSLDQLEAERSWENIPVTFKSPIPVNSDDSPQQTSRAKSATGVLEDFLNNDNQSSTLSGGKHHGPVEALKQMLFNLQAVQERFNQNKTTEPKEDIKQVSEDDFSKLQLKESMIPITRSLQKALHHLSRLRDLVDDTNGEQSPKM